The sequence below is a genomic window from Bombus huntii isolate Logan2020A chromosome 13, iyBomHunt1.1, whole genome shotgun sequence.
AGGCTAGCCCTTCAACATGATAATGTATATTCCTGTCTTCTGCATACGTTTCAAGTGGCTCTCGTGCAGATAGCGAACCGTACCTACTTCGCTGTCTCTTCCCTTATCAATGAAATTGTCCCTGAGGCGTACTCGCGTTCGAGTGATCCTCCCCGACGATACTTTTCATTATCGAGACTTTCGTGATTCTCGGAGTGTTAGATTCTGCCGAGGCTTACGGCATGTATTTCAATCGATCGACTATCGAGCCGCCAATCTGCATATATTTCATCCTGCTATTTCTGATTTTTCTGTCGGGCAACGTTCAACAGATCGAAGGTAAGTTGGCCGGTTTGATCCGATGCATCGGCAATGTCGCTATCGATTTTTTATGCGTCGTAATCGTGCTAATGCACGATACGTTTAACATACATGTACTATCGTAGTACTTATCGGCCGCGCATATCTATAATGAGcccgtaaaaaaaaaaaaaaaaaaaggaacgatGCGCCGTAAAATACACGAGACGAACAGATTTACGACATGGTACGTGTACGTGTCACGGCAACTCGTTCACGCTAAATGCCAAGAAATTTGTCGATATTCGCAGGTAGAAAATGCGTATGTACGAGCAAGGCCTGTAAAGAAGCCGGTGTCGACACGTGCAAGACCAAGTTTTACTGTTACACAGAGTTGATCTTGACTGGAGACCAAGAATTCGGAGGGAATACTACGACAAGAGGATGCACCGAGTTcgtatgaattttattttgagatTATTAACATTGAAAAAGAGAATGACGATGTTGAAAGAAAACGTGATAAACAGAAATCAGTTAGAAGATAtgtaaaaatttcaaagtcTATTTGTCTTGGTCGAGAAAATAATATCGTACGAAGCAGAAAACGTAGAAATCGCGTTTCAACTATTACGATAGTAGTAACCTCTCGTTTAAAAGCAACACCCCGACCTCTAACCTTTTCCTCTTATTCTACAATAAATTCCAACGGTACAAGTCCGGTTGACTCGAAGACGATTTAATTCGCTGAATCTTACGATTGACGTACCGCTATAAATTCGCCGTGGCTCTATGGCAAACAGCAGGTAACCTTGACGAGATAATCGGTGCGAGAAGTTTTCACGAATTCTTCCTAAAGCCGTGCTAAAATGACGAGAGATGTCGAAATCGTCTCGACTCGGAGCGTTCGAATATCGTTAGCCAGTTTTTATTGCTACCAATTAAATCTTCGAGCCGTTATCGGCAAATGTAGCGTGGCGTTAATTACCAGATAACTAGCAACggacaaaataattaatttttattgaagaTAACGCGATTCGCAAACAACGATCGAAATTGACCTCCTTTTTTCGACCGAATTCCTTCGTGATATTTTCTTCACTGGCCACGAAACGATCGATTGCTCGCCAAGCGTAACAAGCGCGATACACGCGCGGAATATTGAAATCTCGCGGCGTAAATCGTAcaaaatgattatttaaattccGACTATCGCCGGGGTCGGAGAACTTTATCGAGCAGTGGCCATTTTATCGGAACGTTGTACGTTGCCATTGCTCAGGGGTGCCACGCCATTGTTATGCGAGACAAAGTCCTGGGTCACGAGGTCGAAGTCGAACGACAACGTGGACCGATCGTCGGCTGCCTGGATCCGTATGCCCTGGCCCAGATTGAAGTGTTGCGACAGCCACGACTACTGTAACGCCGATCACCGCATAAACGTGTCCACGTGGATCCACGACAAAGAGACGCCCGATGCTGTGGAACCCACTTTAGATTACACCGGTAAAGAGTCCTTTGCTACCTTCGTCTATTTACAATGGCTCGCAGAATTATTTGTACACGTATAGAAACGCATATTTTTACGCATATGCTATCCTAATGCATATAATGCT
It includes:
- the LOC126872272 gene encoding uncharacterized protein LOC126872272, producing the protein MYFNRSTIEPPICIYFILLFLIFLSGNVQQIEGRKCVCTSKACKEAGVDTCKTKFYCYTELILTGDQEFGGNTTTRGCTEGATPLLCETKSWVTRSKSNDNVDRSSAAWIRMPWPRLKCCDSHDYCNADHRINVSTWIHDKETPDAVEPTLDYTGSFNGMSSSRDIMGSIQPDPGPIAGGRESPDQFLENRVKPLHVAALVLAIAALISVLAACYVITRFLKTNPYTVGSVE